In the genome of Triticum urartu cultivar G1812 chromosome 5, Tu2.1, whole genome shotgun sequence, one region contains:
- the LOC125556333 gene encoding cytochrome b561 and DOMON domain-containing protein At3g25290-like: protein MVEAFYHPRPPVPSRHAFFLVLSTPVCDCIHRPPPPPAPAALHINLSQRPLPVAPSSKHHLYIFTTPFEPIHLQVQLLRNPKESMAMLVLALLPLLAASASAAGGCAADASLSSPNGNAYAACSDLPRLGATVHWTYDRAAGSLSVAFVAAPAAPGGWVAWGLNPYGEGMAGAQALLAAPSSSSGAWAVRTYNISGYALGAPGPIAFPATGLAAEMGADGRVRVSGTLSVGQGASVLNQVWQVGSAVSGDGVPAPHAMGGDNLAAKAKLDLVRQTSTSSDSGGSGLARERNIHGVLNAVSWGLLLPMGAIFARYLKTFRSADPAWFYLHVTCQIIGYAVGVAGWATGINLGNASNGVTYGLHRSIGIAVFALATLQAFALFLRPRKDHKCRVYWNVYHHSVGYAVIILGILNIFKGMAILGVEQRWRTAYVAAVWVLGAVAVTLEAVTWSVVIRRREAEQHGKTFHGAA from the exons ATGGTTGAAGCTTTCTACCATCCGCGGCCGCCCGTCCCGTCCCGTCATGCTTTCTTCCTGGTTTTGTCTACACCTGTATGTGACTGTATCCACCGGCCACCGCCACCACCCGCCCCCGCGGCGCTCCATATCAACCTCAGCCAGCGCCCGCTACCAGTCGCGCCCAGTTCGAAACACCACCTTTATATTTTCACCACGCCGTTTGAGCCGATCCATCTCCAAGTCCAACTGCTGCGGAATCCGAAAGAATCCATGGCCATGCTCGTGCTCGCGCTGCTGCCCCTGCTCGCCGCGTCCGCGTCCGCGGCGGGCGGCTGCGCGGCCGACGCGTCATTGTCGTCGCCCAACGGAAACGCCTACGCGGCCTGCAGCGACCTGCCCCGCCTCGGCGCCACGGTGCACTGGACCTACGACCGCGCCGCGGGGTCCCTCTCCGTCGCGTTCGTCGCCGCGCCGGCCGCCCCGGGCGGGTGGGTGGCGTGGGGGCTCAACCCGTACGGCGAAGGCATGGCCGGCGCGCAGGCGCTCCTCGCCGCGCCTTCTTCCTCGTCCGGCGCGTGGGCCGTCCGGACGTACAACATCTCCGGCTACGCGCTCGGCGCGCCCGGGCCCATCGCGTTCCCCGCGACGGGCCTCGCCGCGGAGATGGGCGCCGACGGCCGCGTCAGGGTCTCCGGGACGCTGAGCGTGGGCCAGGGCGCGTCCGTCCTGAACCAGGTGTGGCAGGTCGGGTCCGCCGTCTCCGGAGACGGCGTTCCCGCGCCGCACGCCATGGGCGGCGACAACCTCGCCGCCAAGGCGAAGCTAGATCTGGTCAGGCAGACCAGCACCTCCTCCGACTCCGGCGGCAGCGGCCTCGCCAGGGAGCGCAAT ATCCATGGTGTCCTCAACGCCGTGAGCTGGGGCCTGCTGCTGCCCATGGGAGCCATCTTCGCGAGGTACCTCAAGACGTTCAGGTCGGCGGACCCCGCGTGGTTCTACCTCCACGTGACCTGCCAGATCATCGGCTACGCCGTGGGGGTCGCCGGCTGGGCCACCGGCATCAACCTCGGCAATGCGTCCAACGGCGTCACCTACGGTCTCCACCGCAGCATCGGCATCGCCGTCTTCGCCCTCGCCACCCTACAA GCATTTGCCCTGTTCCTGAGGCCGAGGAAGGATCACAAGTGCCGCGTGTACTGGAACGTGTACCACCACTCCGTGGGCTACGCCGTCATCATCCTCGGCATCCTCAACATCTTCAAGGGCATGGCGATCCTGGGCGTGGAGCAGCGGTGGAGGACCGCCTACGTCGCGGCCGTGTGGGTGCTCGGCGCGGTGGCGGTGACGCTGGAGGCGGTCACGTGGAGCGTGGTCATCAGGCGCCGCGAGGCCGAGCAGCACGGCAAGACCTTCCACGGCGCCGCCTAA
- the LOC125556334 gene encoding auxin-induced in root cultures protein 12-like — MASATQQHRRRRAILQLAALLVLVPPAAAAGGACKSEKFPAGKSYETCADLPALGAALHWTYDAAASSLSVAFAAKPASGAGWVSWGINPTGDGMKGAQALLAFKSGATYVVNTYNLTGYKPLSATSTPIAFKATGLAADEGAGGKVRLYGTLQLPKGMESVNHIWQVGSAVAGGVPAKHAFAQENLDAKGKLVLAGAGAPEAAPAPAGGDSSAESGSVEAEAPSLPTPSGGKKSPPAGAASTTHASAPVLIVLLALAGFVAIV; from the coding sequence ATGGCCTCCGCGACGCAGCAACACCGGCGCCGCCGCGCCATTCTCCAGCTGGCGGCCCTGCTGGTCCTTGTCCCGCCGGCGGCGGCCGCGGGCGGCGCCTGCAAGAGCGAGAAGTTCCCGGCCGGCAAGAGCTACGAGACGTGCGCGGACCTCCCGGCCCTCGGCGCCGCGCTGCACTGGACCTACGACGCGGCGGCCTCGTCGCTCTCCGTGGCGTTCGCGGCCAAGCCGGCCAGCGGCGCCGGCTGGGTGTCGTGGGGGATCAACCCCACCGGCGACGGCATGAAGGGCGCGCAGGCGCTCCTCGCCTTCAAGAGCGGCGCCACGTACGTCGTCAACACGTACAACCTCACCGGGTACAAGCCCCTCAGCGCGACGTCCACGCCCATCGCGTTCAAGGCCACCGGGCTCGCCGCCGACGAGGGCGCCGGCGGGAAGGTGCGGCTCTACGGCACGCTGCAGCTGCCCAAGGGCATGGAGTCCGTGAACCACATCTGGCAAGTGGGGTCCGCGGTGGCCGGCGGGGTGCCGGCCAAGCACGCGTTCGCGCAGGAGAACCTGGATGCCAAGGGCAAGCTCGTGCTCGCCGGTGCCGGCGCGCCGGAGGCCGCCCCGGCTCCTGCTGGCGGTGACTCGTCCGCTGAGTCTGGTAGCGTGGAGGCAGAGGCGCCGTCGTTGCCCACGCCGTCAGGCGGGAAGAAGTCGCCGCCAGCGGGAGCGGCGTCCACCACCCACGCCTCGGCTCCGGTGCTGATCGTGCTTCTGGCATTGGCGGGTTTCGTGGCGATTGTGTGA